TGAACAGATTGGACACTCGTGAACATGGATAAAGAAAACGGCATTATTgcttctctggggggggggggggggggaagaaaagagAGGCATCTACTGAGGAGGAACACAATCGTCTCACCTCTTTAAGGATATAAAGAGTGCAATTTGTGAAGGAGGACATTTTTAGAGGAAACCAGGGTTCATTGTACGAAATGAATAGGTGAGGAAGTAATTTAACCATTTCcgagatgtggggggggggggggggcaaaggaagGCCCCCCTGGGCTGAAATGAGATGTTTTACTGTAGAAATCAATACAAACCTTTCACACAATGTAACGTCAGTAAATTACAAGGTCAAAGGCCACCAACACCGTCCTAAATGGACTTTCCTTCTGTTAGCTAGAAACACGTCAGACGTCTAGTCCGTCACGAACAGAACGAGATACATTCACTCGCTTCAATTCCACAGAGGAAACACTCACAGACATGCAGGAAGCAAAGTGTATAATTATAAAGCTGCTATTATCTAGACTTTTATACTTCAGTACATCAAATGACAAaaagaggaaggagctgcacCTATTTAACTCATACAGATCATCACAGTTTAGATCTTTTGGTTCACTTTAACCCAGAAGGTTTAttatcaaaaaaacaacaaaacattctACCTGTCAAACAGACAGGGGCATTTAacaactgacaaaaaaaaaagcaagagcaAAAAGGAAGGTAAAATTAATCTTCCTCTCGTGAGTGGGACAGAAGTAACCAATCATCGTTGCTCTTCCAGGTTTGAGGGTGAGGAACATAGAATAAAGTTTCCGTTAGAAGGGAATGTGCTGATCAACCCCACCCACCTGAGGCCTTCCCGTTTGTAAGTGACGGTGGTGTTCCTGGAGACGTCTCCCCCCCCAGCTCATGGAGAACCTCCTGGTTCAGGCAGACATCCACGTGGCGGTTGAAGACAATGAGGTCATCGGTGTCCTGCCCCAGCTGACATATTGGGCAGATGAGGACGGGGCATTTATCGCTGCGGGACTGCGGCTGTGGCAACGTCACCTTCTTCTCGTTACCAATCGTTGACTCGGCCGTTTTCAACGAATCCATTTCCGCGCTGAGCTCCTGAGGATAAACCCTGCTTGAATTCAAATCTTCACCGCCCTTTGACCTCTGCTTTTCAACGTCACTTTCCTGATGGCCATTCCCGAGGTCCATATCCGAGCTCTGTTTTGGTTTCCTAACCCCATCGCTGAGACACAAGTCTATGTGTCCGTTGAAGACGTTCAAGTCCGTCGTCTCCACCTGCCTGAAACAAACGGGACAGGTGAAGCCCTCTGAACGTGTGCCGCCGCAGCCTGATGTGGAAGCGCGGGCCTCCACGGGGGAAACGCAATCACTTTGGGAGACGCCTGCGTTACTCTCATGGGCTCTCATTGCTGACTCTGCACCCGTTTGAGAATCCGTGCCCGGAGAAGTCATCGATGAGACATTCCGCCCATGCTCCGCCCCTTCTGCGCCACCATCTGCTGCCTGGAGTTGCCGTCGTTTGGCATGAGCCCTTTGGAAGAAAGACTGTCGGCATTCCACGCCGCTCCGACTTCCTTCCGACTCCCGTTTTCTCCAACCAGAACCTTCCGCATGCATCGGGGGAGGACAAGTAAGGGACAAGTTTTGGAGGGGCTGACTGGAGAGAGTCTCTTTGTCAAACTTTTGATGCGTTACTTGGGAGGGGTCTCGGGAGGCTGCTTTGGGCGGCTGAAGAAATCCAATGATGCTCTTCTGAAGGGCCTTTTTGTCATCCAAGCTAACGAAACCTGAGATTCTCACACCtgtgaatacaaaaacaaaaacgatcTGACGTAACCCTGATTGGATTACAACTGTGCTATCATTTGTACAAAGTATTTTGTCACAGATTACAATTATGAATTGATGTGCGAGTTATTAGGCTGAATCTAATTACCCATCAGCCTCAGTCGGAGCGGTTGGGGGCTTTCATTGTCCGTTTCTGTTTTAAGCAGTTCCTTGGCAACAGCAAATATCTCGTCTGCTGTCGTAACCGCGTATTGCAGCGTCAGCGCTCTGGTTTTCACCTCAAAATTCACATTCTTGAGCTTCAGTGTCACCGTTTTACCCTTTGGGGAGAGAAAATTGATTTGGTTCTATCAGGAGAACCGTTCAGGCCATGCctgtctacaaaaaaaaaaaaaaacactttgcggTATAAATACAGAAGGGTCATAAATAAAAGGTAAAAACGTTTGTGATCTGTCACATCACCGATTGATTTGTCTTGATCCGTTATGTGAGAAACACACCACAAGGTAATGTGATCATCTCCCAGAGACACATTTCCAAGGCTGATAGAAGCCCCTGCTGTCTCCTTAATGGCCCTCCATTTCCTCCAGCTATCAGGGCCACATCAGGACCCTggtaggggggagggggggggggggggtgatggtcGTGCCAAGCCATCCCAGTTCCTTTTCTAGCGATTCCCAAGGGAACGAGCAGGTGGAGGAAATCGCACGAGGTTCGGTTTGCAGTTTGGGTGATTTTGGGAAGGTCAAGAATAagattgtgtttcttttttacaaCCAGGTTGGGATAACCTCCGTGTTCCTTCACCATGCAGAATACATTATAACGAAGCACCGCTAATGTACTACCTTAAGATCCTCCTTCTTCATGCATTCTGCCAAGTCTTCACAGAGCTCTCTGCATGTGGACAACTGCTCCTCAGCTTTGCTCAGCTCTTTAAATGTCCTGTTCAGAAAGGAAGGACTGACAGTGGAAAAAGGTCCGACACATTTTCAGCCCGTCTCTACTTCCGCCTTTATTGAAACAATACCTTTCTGTGCTCATACTTTTCCTTTCCTCGTGtctgcagaaaaaacaaaatgcatcatcTCATCCGTCTGAGCCGGTACGTTCTAAATGAGCTGTGAGGTACCTTGGTACATAGGTGGAGCCCAGACCCAGGGACACCTGCATGAAATGATGCCAGGTTGTCTCAGAGAACAGCAACGACAGCATCGCCATCTCCTGGCCCAGATGAGAACAGCGAGTGACGCCCAGCGCATTGAGCATCTTCTCACTCACCTTGCCAATGCCGAATACCTGGAGAGATACGCAAACCAAACTCTCAATTCAAGAGTCAGTATCGTTAAATACTGACTCTTGAATATGTTAAGGCTCTTCCTCAGTCTGTAACACAATATTAGATACTTGATACCACATGGCAACCTTCAAAAATACCAATATTCACTCGATACACCAAATGACTCGGCTcgtgtgggacaagttgggttctataaGAGCACGTCTTTCCCTGCTCTACCTGGAAAGTGCCTTTAGATAACTTTGTATTTGGAGATGAATTTTACTGCACTTTGCGGACTGGTAGATTCTGGATGAAGTCCGTGACCGCTTCTCGAGTCGAGAGGAGTCTGTATTGGCCGTTGGGCTTGTTCTTGTCACTGCACACCTTGGCAAGCATCATGTTTGGAGCAATTCCTGGAAGCAGGGAATAAGTGCAATTGTTGAATCTTGTTTGCAAATGAGCGGCTCGGGAAGAAAACATACAGAACAGCAGTCCCAGAAAACTCTCATTCTTGTCTGGCAGGTTTGTCTTTGCAAAGAATGTATAGCATGGGTTTCCCCCTTCACCTGCACTGGCAGTCAGCGTGGTCTTCTGCTCGATGCGAAATCGCATCTCTTTCACAGCCTCCTCGACGGACTTTCCAAATACCTCGAACGCACCGCCGGCAGCGGCGGCATCTTCGGAGCCAAGCAGGCAGGGAGACGAGCTCGGACTCTCCTCAAACAGAAGTGGAGAGAGGTCCTTCGTCTCTGCCGCCGGATCCTCAATACGCTCTTGTGCTTCAAAGAAATGTCACAGTTTCCAACctgatttcctgtttcctgtcataTTTTTCCATATCTGCAGTAATTAGCAAAGGTTCCAGCCGTCATAATCGCTCTACATGTCTGTATAATTGACACCTGCCTGCAGTGGCGCTGCTGGCGCGGTAGTAATGTGTACGCGGTGAGTCTGGCCAGTGTTGCCTCTGTTCCAAATGGTCTGTAAAATCCAGATAAGCTTCATCCAGGCTCAGTGGCTGGAAACGAGGATCGTAGTCGGCAAAAATCTCCCGAATCTAACAGAGACAGAAATTCAGGAGCGCCCGTCAGTTTCAGCAAGAAGCCGCGAAGTAACTTCACACTTGTGCCATCACCCTTACCTCATCGCTCGCAGCTCTGTATTTATCAAAGTTTGTTGGAACGATGACTAAATTAGGGCAGAGTTTCTTTGCGATGAAACCAGGCATGGCGGCCCGAACGCCGTACTTCCTGGCGTGGTAGTTGGATGTggactgaaaatgaaataatgagcTCCAAATGAAACACTTTAATCTGAACtccagataaaaacaaaacaacttttaCATTCGTTTTGAGGATATTCATGTCATCCCGGCAATGATTCATGTCAACCCACCAGCATGCTCGCGGATCCGACTGCCATGGGTTTGTCTTTCAACTCTGGGCAATCCCTCATCTCCACAGCAGCGTAAAAAGCGTCCATGTCCACGTGTACAATCACGCGGCTCAGATCACGGCCGCCCTCCAGCTCGCAGGCCATCCGCTCCACCTGACCACACAGATTGGATGACAAACAGTTGGAAGGTAGCTCGTTCATTTTGAAGCACACTCATGCCATCCTTTGCAAAATGTCATATTTACCTGAGCTTGTGCTTTGTTTAACTGTTGTTCCGTAATCTGCGCCTTTTGTAGCATAATTCTTTCAATGCGCTGGTTCACCTGTTGCTCTCTTTTCAGCTCGTTCTCATAAAATCGAGATCCCTGCAGGGAAACAACACGGCCAATAAAAGGTCCGTAAAAAACATCTTCCATTTTCCCTCTCAGCTCTTTTATCGTGTTTGAGAGGTCAATAATGAGTCATGATTATAAAGCTGGACTCTTCAacagacgcggaagcgggaTCCTGGAGATGTTCTACGGCAGCGATCTTTTACGTCCTCCTCCTGGGACGGGGCCCTGACTTATTCCTAACGCGTATCAGTTAGATATGCGTCATGTTTTATATGTGATCAATACAAAGTGTGTAGAAATAAAGCAGCTAAAAGTGTTGTGAGGCTTTATGCATTGTAATCGAGCATCGCTTGATGCTCATCATAGAAATATCTaacacaagaaaaaacaaaacacaaggaTTCCACGACATTCCAGTGAGGATATGGGACTTTTCAGGCTAACAATAGCAATAGTTAACCTCACGTTTCATATTATTTTCTCAAGTCACACAGTATCTTTCTTGAGACCATTTAATATGGCAGACTACTGTGAATGTGTATGAATGGACGAACACAGAACTCAGGGACGGTCTTCCACTGCAGGGATTTGTCTACCTTGGATGACTCCATGATGATCTTGTTGATCTTGTCCCTGTCAAGGCCCTCCATGCCAGCCTTGTTATCATTGAGGGCCATTCTGGAAAGGAAGCCCTCTGCTTTAGTCGATTCCGCCTGAATCTCCATTTCGAACAGTCGACTCCCTGGAAAGCAAACAGTCGTCCAATTGGCGGGTCAAACCATTATAAGGGTATATAAACGTGTAATATACTCGCAGCAATACTTCATATTTTCTTTGAGCCTTTTCAGATTTAATAACTCACGCTTTCACCTCAAACCAACTTTGCTGTCTCTCAGCTGTCAAACGTTCGTTCCATGTTTTGAAACGGAGTCTTGGGCGGTACTTCCGCGTTCAAGCGTGACTGCTCTAATGGGCGGGACttattcttcttctgtggttaaTGATCTGGAATCATTGTTCCTTGCCCTGCTGCCACCTTCTGGATCATATCGTCACTCCATCAAATAGACATATGCAGCAATTTGTATTCTCATTCCtaaaataaactatttattatgtatactgctatatatatatatgttctatCTAGAATTCAGTTAAACCCATATCCTTTATTTATAAGCTCTCTCTGGCCTATACTGCCTGCTTGAAATAAATGTATGGGTAACTACTTTATAGTAAGTAATCTTCAGTGTATAGTTTAGGTTTAGGTTATTATAACCAAATAATAATCCCTTCTTCCTTTCCCACCACATCCTTTGCTTTATTGTGCTGAAAAATCCAAGTCTACTCAATAATGAATAAAGGTTCAATATTTTTGTCTCTCACTCCTAGTGTTGGTTTACACTCCTGATTTATATCATTCCATGCAGTTCTTTTCCCCACAGCCCAGGAACACTGAATATTTATGCAAATGTTTGACAGTATGTGTTTATTCCTGCATTAATTAGATCAAAAAATGCCTTTTTGCTACTTCCCTGACATCAAGCAGAATCTCAAGAATTAGGTGTTGGCAAATTCCAGGAAGAACCAATCCCTGTTTTCTTGATATGTAAGACTGAATCACTCCAAACAATTTCTGACTTTTGTTTAATATGATTGCATCTTACAGATTtgaagaaaggaagaacatTCTTGCAGGATATGAGTTAAATGGACTGGTACTGGTTAAAAGTGCAATATAAATGCAACGTCGACACTACTTTTCTTGTAAAGTTCAATGGCACTTGTTTTTATAATTtgaatagataaataaatacagattttaaaAGCATGCATGGTTTGTGTaaatttaatatattattacttTGTTGTTAAAATGACTCGAAAGGACTCGAAACTCGAAGTGCAGGACTTGCGACTTGACTTGGGACTTGTTAGTCCCAAGTCAACTGACAGATGACCTGAGAAAGATGTGCTCTAGATTTAAGGCTGGAAATTGAAAGTTTTCCTCTTGTGGACCTCATGAACCTTAGACTGTAGCGTTATCAttaaaatagtattttaaaaatacagataaagtGCAAAGTGGTCGACAGAAGAACTGCAGGCACCCATTCAAGTCTCTCTGCAGAATAGACGAGCATACCTGAGCCAAATTAAAATTATATAGACTATCTggggttgttttttaaattagatttttgtgCAGCTGTACTTTTCGTGTAATTTAAGATGTAACAACTCTTTccttaaacaaacaaaaaataaaatcccactgTTTCATCGATTTTATTCCTGGTTCAGTTCCTttcatgcttttaattttgaagcAAAAGAATATACGACTTCCGTTGATGACGTTATGTTATGTAACTTGACGAATTTATAAGGTACACAGTAAAGCGTGgctgtagctcctccccccccccccctcccctccggaGTGAAGACAAGCTAGTCTGAGCTCCGATGTTGCTAACTAAGCTGCGATCGGGTTTGCTATCCGTCATTTGTTGCTTGAAGTTCAGGTGCAGCGTCGACCCGAAGGCCTCTTCATCCACCACGCCTTTGGGTCGCTTGTCAGCCGAAGCTAATGAAACCAATCACAAGTTTTAGTTAAGTTGATGCGAGTTGCGTCGTTTGACAGCTAACGCTAACTAGCTAGTCTCATTGGCGTTCGACGTCATTTTCAAAACAAAGCCCGCAAAACGTTGGAAGTTCCGGAATAGATTCGCTGCGACACGCACCGGGGTTTAAGTCTGTTTACCGAACGACGCGACCGCAACCGATGTTTATCCCAATCGGCTACTTTTTTCCCCGGTTAATTTGCCGACGTTAATGCtaaattgaagaagaaaaaacaacgaTCAGCCCACATTGCCCCCGGAGCTAGCGTTAATGTactgtagcaggggacaccacagggtgaatgtgctggaggccaccacagggtgtcgccctctcctggggcgcttctccttaaaaagggagcggctgttggccaagatgatgccaatttcctgtcgggtgaccagattgtttgctgggcccacatgcatggtcgaagcatctgatgagctaggccggtgaatattttaatatgttgattttatatatcatgttttaggttttaaatgtgttttacttgatagggtctgttgaagaccggagtgattcgagctcggattcgtaagggttgactGACTGGGcatgggagaacgacgcctcaggtatgcggtcttttaaagttttagacatatcttattaaatgtgttttaacaaataataatgttgtacttgttttggttatttcagtgttcatgtcgccactgcctgctgtctttttgtattaagtttagttcgagttttgttttgagttagtccgctccgtgtcgtacatctgtgttttgtttattgtgtaagtttgtacgagcggactaactctcttacctatttttatgttttgtttatttattcttttgtttcattcttttcttttgttttgtcacttccctcccttgtatcccgttgacactccaatacccaccatacccgatcctatttttacgtgtggttttattagtgcatgggtttgtggtgtgttgcttttaagtttgcagtgagtttgagtgttgacgttgcggttctcttccgccttgtagtgcggttctattcggggtggactggggactgccaggcaatacgggataaggtgaagagtgacttcccatctgtcattgtgtaataaatacttgtaacccttcgtcattgtgcttgtccctctgtgctccccgtaacatttggcgttgtcggcaaagcaAAACGGggggaagtgactttttttgttgttagtTTGGTAAGACagcaggagcggcagcagcgcaGTGATTCCTCGTCGCGCTGTGACGTTGGCATGGATCCAGGAAGTGACAGCGGCGTGGCTCGGGAGGAGCCGGATAGACAGGCCATGTCTCAGCGAATCGAGGACTTGGAGAATGAACTGGCTGAGTTAAGAACTGCACAAGCTGCCACGCATCCAGAAATGCCCTCCACCTCATCTGGAGCAACGGGTGGAGATGCACGaaatgtgagacacacagactctgttatttacgtgcagcaggacagaagaatGCCTCGGTTCTCGGGTAAAGTGGATGGTTCCGATGCGCTAACACTGGACGAGTGGATCgagaaagtgagagactttGTGCAAACGAGAGGGCGCACTGAGAAAGAACGTGCCCAAATAGTTTTTGACCACCTAGAGGGCGCTGCCCGTACAGAGATAAAGTTTTTGCCGGCTGTTCAAAGAGAGAATGTCgaattcatttttgatgttCTTAAGGCAGTGTATGGTTGCATGCACTCCCGTATTACATTACAACGTAAATTTTACAACCGTAAACAGCTAGAGGGAGAGTCTTTCCTTGATTATTCACATGCTTTAATGGACTTACTGGATCAGGTTTCCAAAACTGATGTGCACGTTGCAATTAAAGATTTACGTGACCAGTTTTGTGATGGGGTGAGAGACCAGGCGCTCAGAATGAGACTGGGAGATTTAGTGAATTCTAACCCCGACTGGACTATACGAGATGTTAGAGGTGAAGCCACAAGATGGATGGCACAACAGGAAAATCAGTCCCCCAAATCCAAATGCAATAATGCTTCAGtcttaaatgaaatgtctgtctcctgcGAAAGTGCTGTGTCTCGTCCTTCAGAGTTTGGGGAGCTGGTGTCGTTGTTAAAGGCACAGCAGACGCAGTTGGAATTGGTCATGAAGGCCTTGGTCCCAAGTAGTGCGCCTCCCCCAAGAGTACGTAACTTTCGACCCTCAAAAGCTGCAGATGGAAGACCAATTTGTTTTAGATGCAACGAAGTTGGGCATATTGCACGTAATTGTCCTGCGGTTACAATCCGTCCTAAAGATGGAACCCAGTTCCCAAAGTCATCGGGAGACTGGAACCCGCCAGTGTTCAGAGCCAGACATTGGTGGGGGCTTTGCAGGGCTCTAGTGAGTGTATAAGTTCCAagtccaaatgtccaaatgtatcTACTTTGATTGGTGAGTGcttggagggggaggtggaTTTTGATGGGATCAATGTAAATTCTTTGTTGGATAGTGGATCCATGGTAACAACTCTAACTGAAAGTTCTTTCAAGCaaagattttctcatttgtcagatAAAGAACTCAAAGACTGTGGCTGGTTGGGTCTGAGGGCTGCAAATGGGTTAAAAATCCCGTGCCTTGGTTATATCGAGTTCGATATTACTGTGCTGAGTGTGACGCTTCCACGGTTGGGAGTACTGATTGTTGAAGATCCGAGCgaccattacatgaaagagaaaaagacgcATGTTCCTGGGGTGGTGGGAATGAATGTCTTGAACTCTCTTTATGTTGAGCTGTGTAAGAGATATGGTCCCGACCTGTGGGAGGCGCCAGTGCTCACAGCAGCCCCTCGTGGATGGAGGCTGGCCCTCAGATACTGCGAGATGATGGAGGTCATGGCCAACTCTCCGGACCCTTATTCCATCAGAGTACAGGGTAAGAAACCATTCTGTGTCCCTGCAGGTAGTCTCTGTTATGTCCCGGTAACATGTCCACAGATGCCTCTACACCAACCTATAGACCTGTTCGTAGAGCCTCTTGGTCCTGGAGAGGGCAGTTTACCTGAGGGGCTATTGGTTTCTCCCTCTTTAGTAAAGGCAGAAAAGGGCAAGGCATTTGTCCCCATTACTAATGTGGGTAAAACAGACGTGTGGTTGACATCTCGAAGAGTTGCTGCTACGGTTCAAACAGCCACTGTTGTGTCGGCTGACCCGCATATACAGGTTTCCATTGACTCTCAGAGTTGCATGGCATAT
The sequence above is a segment of the Brachionichthys hirsutus isolate HB-005 unplaced genomic scaffold, CSIRO-AGI_Bhir_v1 contig_681, whole genome shotgun sequence genome. Coding sequences within it:
- the LOC137916224 gene encoding DNA polymerase kappa-like, translating into MEIQAESTKAEGFLSRMALNDNKAGMEGLDRDKINKIIMESSKGSRFYENELKREQQVNQRIERIMLQKAQITEQQLNKAQAQVERMACELEGGRDLSRVIVHVDMDAFYAAVEMRDCPELKDKPMAVGSASMLSTSNYHARKYGVRAAMPGFIAKKLCPNLVIVPTNFDKYRAASDEIREIFADYDPRFQPLSLDEAYLDFTDHLEQRQHWPDSPRTHYYRASSATAAQERIEDPAAETKDLSPLLFEESPSSSPCLLGSEDAAAAGGAFEVFGKSVEEAVKEMRFRIEQKTTLTASAGIAPNMMLAKVCSDKNKPNGQYRLLSTREAVTDFIQNLPVRKVFGIGKVSEKMLNALGVTRCSHLGQEMAMLSLLFSETTWHHFMQVSLGLGSTYVPRHEERKSMSTERTFKELSKAEEQLSTCRELCEDLAECMKKEDLKGKTVTLKLKNVNFEVKTRALTLQYAVTTADEIFAVAKELLKTETDNESPQPLRLRLMGVRISGFVSLDDKKALQKSIIGFLQPPKAASRDPSQVTHQKFDKETLSSQPLQNLSLTCPPPMHAEGSGWRKRESEGSRSGVECRQSFFQRAHAKRRQLQAADGGAEGAEHGRNVSSMTSPGTDSQTGAESAMRAHESNAGVSQSDCVSPVEARASTSGCGGTRSEGFTCPVCFRQVETTDLNVFNGHIDLCLSDGVRKPKQSSDMDLGNGHQESDVEKQRSKGGEDLNSSRVYPQELSAEMDSLKTAESTIGNEKKVTLPQPQSRSDKCPVLICPICQLGQDTDDLIVFNRHVDVCLNQEVLHELGGETSPGTPPSLTNGKAS